A portion of the Avibacterium sp. 20-132 genome contains these proteins:
- a CDS encoding IS1595 family transposase, translated as MKITHCKLKKSIPKKLLEFFVLEVAARSAANLLEINPNSAALFYRKIKEAISDHLAQDANEIFAGEIELDESYFGGKRKGKRGRGAKGKTAVFGMLKREGKAYTVIVENTKTKTNTLPPVIKRKIMPDSVVYTDYYHSYDVLDISEFKHVRINHSTHFAETKNHINEIENFWNQAKRVLRKYNEIDKKSFPLFLKECEFRFNFGTPKPKRKSRPEIV; from the coding sequence ATAAAGATAACTCATTGTAAACTCAAGAAATCTATACCGAAAAAACTGCTAGAATTTTTTGTACTTGAAGTGGCAGCTCGTTCAGCAGCAAATTTACTGGAAATTAACCCTAATTCAGCCGCCCTCTTTTATCGCAAAATCAAGGAGGCGATTAGCGACCATTTAGCCCAAGATGCCAACGAGATTTTTGCTGGTGAAATTGAGCTTGATGAAAGCTATTTTGGTGGAAAAAGAAAAGGAAAAAGGGGACGAGGTGCTAAGGGTAAAACAGCAGTTTTTGGTATGCTGAAACGAGAAGGAAAAGCCTATACGGTTATTGTTGAAAATACTAAGACTAAGACTAACACCTTACCTCCTGTAATTAAAAGGAAAATTATGCCTGATAGCGTTGTTTATACCGATTACTATCACAGCTACGATGTGCTAGATATAAGCGAATTTAAGCACGTCAGAATTAATCATTCAACTCATTTCGCAGAAACAAAAAATCACATTAATGAGATTGAAAATTTCTGGAATCAGGCTAAACGAGTACTAAGAAAATATAACGAAATTGACAAGAAATCTTTTCCGTTATTCTTGAAAGAATGCGAATTTCGGTTTAACTTTGGGACACCAAAACCCAAGCGAAAGAGCCGACCTGAAATTGTTTGA
- a CDS encoding ABC transporter substrate-binding protein, whose product MPMMFKKSVLAVMLGALAAGQLYAAEVPEGTLLAEKQELVWNVGANPATLDPQKIEGVVETNYAQQLFETLVISDEKGRIKPGAAISWEHSNDFKTWTFHLRPNAKWSNGDPVVAGDFVYAWQRLADPNTAAPYATFLEFVQLKNAAQVVSGKLPVSELGVEAKDEHTLVLHLIEPVPYVDKLVEYIVLAPVNKKVIEQFGSEWTKPGNLVGNGAFILKSAVVNEKTELERNPYYWDNKHTRLDRVTLLPIVSSSTDVARYRAGDEDVTHGEMPIESYIKIKNDLPDELYHTPLLCTYMYEVNMQKSPFNDVKVRKALSLALERSLLTDKVLQQGQNVTYSFTPTFINGGEKITKPEWANWSQTQRNQEAIKLLKEAGFDSNHPLNFKLLYNTSDNYKKLASATQAIWKKNLQGIVNVTLENQEWKTYLDSLHQGNFEVARVRWCADYNEATTFLNYYLSNSTNNISSYKSAEYDRLVSSSFNEPMEEKRAEIYAQAEKVLEKDTALIPVYNYVSPRLIKPWVKGFAVQHPGQNYYLKDVYIIKH is encoded by the coding sequence ATGCCAATGATGTTTAAAAAATCGGTGCTTGCTGTAATGTTAGGGGCTTTAGCTGCTGGTCAGCTTTATGCTGCCGAGGTGCCAGAAGGAACGCTTTTAGCGGAAAAACAAGAATTAGTATGGAATGTGGGGGCTAATCCAGCAACCTTAGATCCACAAAAAATAGAGGGCGTTGTTGAAACAAATTATGCTCAGCAATTATTTGAAACTTTAGTTATTTCTGATGAAAAAGGAAGGATAAAACCCGGTGCGGCAATTTCTTGGGAACATAGCAATGATTTTAAAACGTGGACCTTTCATTTACGTCCAAATGCAAAATGGTCTAATGGTGATCCTGTTGTTGCAGGGGATTTTGTGTATGCTTGGCAACGTTTAGCTGATCCAAATACCGCTGCACCTTATGCAACCTTTTTAGAATTTGTGCAATTAAAAAATGCTGCTCAAGTTGTATCAGGTAAGCTACCTGTAAGCGAATTGGGCGTTGAAGCAAAAGATGAGCATACTTTAGTCCTTCATTTGATAGAACCTGTTCCCTATGTTGATAAATTAGTTGAGTATATCGTACTTGCACCAGTAAATAAAAAAGTGATAGAGCAGTTTGGCAGTGAATGGACTAAACCGGGTAATTTAGTTGGAAACGGGGCATTTATTTTAAAATCAGCTGTGGTGAATGAAAAAACGGAATTAGAACGTAATCCATATTATTGGGATAATAAACATACGCGATTAGACAGGGTAACTTTATTACCTATTGTGTCTTCTTCAACTGATGTGGCTCGTTATCGTGCTGGTGATGAAGATGTGACTCATGGTGAAATGCCAATTGAATCTTATATAAAAATTAAAAATGATTTGCCTGATGAACTTTATCATACGCCATTACTTTGTACTTATATGTATGAAGTCAATATGCAAAAATCACCATTTAATGATGTTAAGGTACGTAAGGCATTATCTTTGGCGTTAGAACGTAGCCTCTTAACGGATAAAGTATTACAACAAGGGCAGAATGTTACTTATAGCTTTACTCCAACGTTTATTAATGGAGGGGAAAAGATCACAAAACCAGAATGGGCTAATTGGTCACAAACACAGCGTAATCAAGAGGCAATAAAATTATTAAAAGAAGCTGGATTTGATAGCAACCATCCTCTGAATTTTAAGTTGTTGTATAACACTTCAGATAACTACAAAAAATTAGCCAGTGCAACACAAGCCATTTGGAAGAAAAATTTACAAGGTATCGTAAATGTTACCTTAGAGAATCAGGAGTGGAAAACTTATCTCGATTCTTTACATCAAGGTAATTTTGAGGTTGCACGAGTTAGATGGTGTGCAGATTATAATGAAGCGACGACGTTTCTGAATTACTATCTATCCAATAGCACAAATAATATCTCTTCTTATAAAAGTGCAGAATATGATAGATTGGTTTCTTCATCATTTAATGAGCCAATGGAAGAAAAAAGAGCAGAAATTTATGCGCAGGCAGAAAAAGTGTTAGAAAAAGATACCGCACTTATTCCTGTATATAATTATGTGTCTCCTCGTCTGATCAAACCTTGGGTAAAAGGTTTTGCGGTACAACATCCGGGGCAAAATTATTATCTAAAAGATGTTTATATTATTAAACATTAA